From the Cetobacterium ceti genome, one window contains:
- the ylqF gene encoding ribosome biogenesis GTPase YlqF has protein sequence MSMTKINWYPGHMKKTKDMIKENMPLIDIVLEVVDARIPLSSKNPDIPKFAKNKKRIIVINKADLVTKEEINFWKKFFKENNFADEVLELSAETGFNMRALYSIIDKVSAEKKARLMAKGLRKVNTRLMIAGIPNVGKSRLINRIVGKNSAGVGNKPGFTRGKQWIRIKEGLELLDTPGILWPKFESEEVGMNLAITGAIKDEILPIDDVACRLLDKMMEMNMKNILKEKYKLLDEDFDQVTGAIIESIANRMNMRQKGNTLNVQQATYTVLRDYRNGKLGKFGLDRDLAETMINDYK, from the coding sequence ATGTCAATGACAAAGATAAACTGGTACCCAGGGCATATGAAAAAAACAAAGGATATGATTAAGGAGAATATGCCCCTTATAGATATCGTTCTTGAGGTGGTAGATGCAAGAATTCCACTTTCAAGTAAAAATCCAGATATACCAAAATTTGCAAAAAATAAAAAAAGAATAATAGTTATAAACAAGGCTGACCTTGTGACAAAGGAAGAGATAAACTTTTGGAAAAAGTTCTTTAAGGAAAATAACTTTGCCGATGAAGTTTTAGAACTTTCTGCTGAAACAGGATTTAATATGAGAGCTCTATACTCTATAATAGATAAGGTTTCTGCGGAGAAAAAGGCAAGACTTATGGCTAAGGGACTTAGAAAAGTTAATACTAGACTTATGATAGCTGGAATACCAAATGTTGGTAAATCTAGACTTATTAATAGAATAGTTGGAAAAAATAGTGCTGGAGTAGGTAATAAACCAGGATTCACTAGGGGTAAACAGTGGATAAGAATAAAAGAGGGATTAGAACTTTTAGATACTCCAGGAATATTATGGCCTAAGTTTGAAAGTGAAGAGGTTGGAATGAACCTTGCAATTACAGGGGCAATTAAAGATGAAATACTTCCTATAGATGATGTGGCTTGTAGACTTTTAGATAAAATGATGGAAATGAACATGAAAAATATTTTAAAAGAAAAATATAAACTTTTAGATGAGGATTTCGATCAAGTTACAGGGGCAATAATAGAAAGTATTGCTAATAGAATGAATATGAGACAAAAGGGAAATACTCTTAATGTGCAACAGGCTACATACACAGTTTTAAGAGATTATAGAAATGGTAAGTTAGGTAAATTCGGATTAGATAGAGACCTAGCAGAAACTATGATAAACGACTATAAATAG
- the rsmI gene encoding 16S rRNA (cytidine(1402)-2'-O)-methyltransferase — protein sequence MLYVVATPIGNLEDITLRAVRILGEVDFIFAEDTRVTKKLLNHLGLEKIVYRYDENVKHHQIPNIINMLENGNTIAVVTDAGTPCISDPGWELVDAAHNEGIKVVPIPGPSAMVAAASAAGISTRRLAMEGFLPKKKGRQTLLKKLALEERTIIIYESPYRIEKTLRDIETFMGVREVVIVREITKMYEEILRGTTTELIEKISKNPLKGEIVLLVKGLED from the coding sequence ATGTTATATGTTGTGGCAACTCCCATTGGGAATTTAGAGGATATTACCCTAAGAGCTGTAAGAATCTTAGGAGAGGTGGACTTTATATTTGCTGAGGACACAAGGGTAACAAAAAAATTATTAAATCACTTAGGATTAGAAAAGATAGTTTACAGATATGATGAAAATGTAAAACATCATCAAATTCCTAATATTATAAATATGTTAGAAAATGGAAATACCATAGCTGTAGTAACAGACGCAGGGACACCATGTATCTCTGATCCAGGTTGGGAGTTAGTTGATGCAGCTCACAATGAAGGAATTAAAGTTGTTCCTATTCCAGGGCCTAGTGCTATGGTTGCTGCTGCTTCAGCAGCTGGAATTTCCACAAGAAGATTGGCAATGGAGGGGTTCTTACCTAAGAAAAAGGGAAGACAAACTTTACTTAAAAAATTAGCTCTAGAGGAGAGAACTATAATCATATATGAATCACCATATAGAATAGAGAAGACCTTAAGAGATATAGAAACATTTATGGGTGTAAGAGAAGTAGTAATAGTTAGAGAGATAACTAAAATGTATGAGGAAATTTTAAGGGGGACTACAACTGAACTCATTGAAAAAATAAGCAAAAATCCTCTAAAGGGAGAGATAGTTCTTCTAGTTAAGGGATTAGAGGATTAA
- a CDS encoding S41 family peptidase yields the protein MIRALKGKGLVLLLSGLLLTSSLSYGKTVDANKKEENKDSIGFISNIKQLKEMSDIMDLLRENYVGDKEPTRATLLHGALKGMLESLDDPHSNYFTAEEMESFQEDIKGKYPGVGMVIQKKPDEPLVVVSPIEDTPAYNAGLKAKDKIIAIDGDSTYKLTSEQCVKKLKGEPGSEVKLTVYRDSAKETKEVTLKRAIIQLKYVKSRMIDKNIGYLRLTQFGENVYPDVRKALEGLQKDGAKGIVLDLRSNPGGALDQAIKIASMFIKDGRIVSTKGKVGEEQVSNRTGKYYGDFPLVVLINEGSASASEIVSGAIKDHKRGLLIGEKSFGKGSVQTLVPLPDGDGIKVTIAKYYTPSGVCINGTGIEPDVKVEEKDDFLFFDGFVTNINEAETKANKNEIIKEIKGKKEADKMKKKEDLQLEAAISTIKAMLAEKNN from the coding sequence ATGATAAGAGCCTTAAAGGGTAAGGGACTAGTACTATTATTATCTGGTCTTTTATTAACAAGTTCACTTTCCTATGGAAAGACCGTTGATGCAAATAAAAAGGAAGAAAATAAAGATAGTATTGGTTTTATCTCTAATATAAAACAATTAAAAGAGATGTCAGATATTATGGATCTTTTAAGAGAAAATTATGTGGGAGATAAGGAACCAACTAGGGCAACACTTTTACATGGGGCATTAAAGGGGATGTTAGAATCTCTAGATGACCCACATTCAAATTATTTCACAGCTGAGGAGATGGAAAGTTTCCAAGAGGATATAAAGGGAAAATATCCTGGAGTGGGAATGGTTATACAGAAAAAACCTGATGAACCTTTAGTTGTAGTATCTCCTATTGAGGATACACCTGCATATAATGCTGGTTTAAAAGCAAAGGATAAGATAATAGCAATAGATGGAGATTCAACTTATAAATTAACAAGTGAGCAGTGTGTGAAAAAATTAAAGGGTGAACCTGGTTCAGAGGTTAAACTTACCGTTTATAGAGACTCTGCAAAGGAAACTAAGGAAGTTACTTTAAAAAGAGCAATTATACAGTTAAAATATGTAAAAAGTAGAATGATAGATAAAAATATAGGGTATTTAAGACTTACTCAATTTGGAGAAAATGTGTACCCAGATGTGAGAAAGGCCCTTGAAGGTTTACAAAAAGATGGAGCTAAGGGAATAGTTCTAGATTTAAGAAGTAATCCAGGAGGAGCTTTGGATCAAGCTATAAAAATAGCCTCTATGTTTATAAAAGATGGAAGAATTGTAAGTACAAAGGGAAAAGTTGGAGAGGAACAGGTTTCTAACAGAACTGGAAAGTACTATGGAGATTTTCCACTGGTAGTTCTTATAAATGAGGGAAGTGCTTCTGCATCTGAAATTGTTTCAGGGGCAATAAAGGATCATAAAAGAGGATTACTAATAGGAGAAAAGTCCTTTGGAAAGGGAAGTGTACAAACTCTTGTACCTTTACCAGATGGAGATGGAATCAAGGTAACAATAGCAAAATATTATACTCCTTCAGGAGTTTGTATAAATGGAACTGGAATAGAACCTGATGTTAAAGTTGAAGAAAAGGATGATTTCCTATTCTTTGATGGATTTGTTACCAATATAAATGAGGCTGAAACAAAGGCTAATAAAAATGAGATTATAAAAGAGATCAAAGGTAAAAAAGAAGCGGATAAAATGAAGAAAAAAGAAGACCTTCAGTTAGAAGCGGCAATTTCTACCATAAAGGCTATGTTGGCAGAAAAAAATAATTAG
- a CDS encoding TlyA family RNA methyltransferase, which yields MKERLDVLLVEKGFFETREKAKRAIMAGNVIVNDKRIDKAGTSIKIDEEPNIRVKGDTCKYVSRGGLKLEKAISVFNLDFNGKTVLDIGASTGGFTDCALQNGAKFVYSVDVGTNQLDWKLRNDERVKSLENTHIKDLTEENLDNSNIDMMVMDVSFISITKVFEHLVKFFHGDTKLMALIKPQFEVGRENIEKGGIVRDSKKHLMAINSVIEAGKEHGLTLKALDYSPITGTKGNVEYISVFMLGDEESTINVEHVVKEGKNLGGAV from the coding sequence ATGAAGGAACGTTTAGATGTACTTTTAGTGGAAAAGGGATTCTTTGAAACTAGAGAAAAGGCAAAAAGAGCTATTATGGCTGGAAACGTAATAGTTAATGATAAAAGAATAGATAAGGCGGGAACATCTATAAAAATAGATGAAGAGCCTAATATTAGAGTTAAGGGAGATACTTGTAAATATGTAAGTAGAGGTGGACTTAAATTAGAAAAGGCCATTTCTGTATTTAACCTTGATTTTAATGGAAAAACAGTTTTAGATATAGGAGCATCAACAGGTGGATTTACAGATTGTGCCCTACAAAATGGAGCAAAATTTGTATATTCTGTGGATGTGGGAACAAATCAATTGGACTGGAAATTAAGAAATGATGAAAGGGTAAAATCTTTAGAAAATACCCATATAAAAGATTTAACAGAGGAAAATTTAGATAACTCAAATATAGACATGATGGTAATGGACGTTTCATTTATATCTATAACAAAGGTATTTGAGCATTTAGTTAAGTTTTTCCATGGAGATACAAAATTAATGGCTCTTATAAAACCACAATTTGAAGTGGGAAGAGAGAATATTGAAAAGGGAGGAATAGTTAGAGATAGTAAAAAACATCTTATGGCTATTAACTCTGTAATAGAAGCTGGAAAAGAGCATGGATTGACTTTAAAAGCTTTAGACTATTCACCTATAACAGGAACAAAGGGAAATGTGGAATATATTTCTGTGTTTATGTTAGGAGATGAAGAGAGTACAATAAATGTGGAACATGTGGTGAAAGAGGGGAAAAACTTAGGAGGAGCCGTATGA